In a genomic window of Anomalospiza imberbis isolate Cuckoo-Finch-1a 21T00152 chromosome 5, ASM3175350v1, whole genome shotgun sequence:
- the MANSC1 gene encoding MANSC domain-containing protein 1 isoform X1, with the protein MSHGGSRWPVRLLVITCVMAGPALSRECSAEKMENSIIDIDLSLPRGVRGVEPLRVPSAGACVRACCLGHRLAGDNKCNLITFYAARASTHPNCYLFYCPSTEACPMKPATGLVSYKIITDIHALEDKSIKTENFSSNEYSLSSDAGIFTSHSQNIHQNHTASLEQSVFHQASELLNHIGKHLDNMELHTVSPESQRAKESESLDPISRQQVINLPPSMPSAVPVGNPSASFPTTARAGAPETSSTSLAPVPTGTAHLESLSTSLHPGAAKPTTPCPTTAASPPAAATAAKPAVPATSITVTHVPLSKPTNSASPSTTVQVTMNSGSATALSGLRTPAMAPEPTVVSSNDTSHVTLLSFPGFILSSDSPASSQNDLWEDDPSDSESSLSEGVLRGKGAFQLGAKSSLVAALFFGVIFLLLVIVLTGKKIHELLQKRHYTRLDYLINGMYADV; encoded by the exons ATGTCCCACGGGGGCAGCCGCTGGCCGGTTCGCCTGCTGGTGATCACCTGCGTGATGGCCGGGCCGGCGCTGAGCCGGGAGTGCTCCGCGGAGAAGATGGAGAATTCCATCATCGATATAGACTTGTCCCTGCCCCGCGGCGTCCGGGGCGTGGAGCCGCTACGCGTCCCCAGCGCGGGTGCGTGTGTCCGCGCCTGCTGCTTAGGGCACCGGCTCGCAG GAGACAATAAGTGTAATTTGATTACTTTTTATGCTGCAAGAGCAAGTACACATCCAAACTGCTACTTGTTTTACTGTCCTAGCACTGAGGCTTGTCCAATGAAACCTGCAACAGGACTTGTGAGCTACAAGATAATTACAG ATATTCATGCCCTAGAGGATAAATCCATCAAAACTGAGAACTTTTCTTCAAATGAGTATTCTTTGTCTTCAGATGCTGGAATCTTTACTTCTCACAGTCAGAATATCCATCAGAATCACACTGCCAGTTTGGAGCAGTCTGTCTTTCATCAGGCATCTGAACTCCTGAACCACATAGGcaagcatttggacaacatGGAACTTCATACAGTTTCTCCTGAATCTCAAAGAGCAAAAGAATCTGAGAGCTTAGACCCCATCTCAAGGCAGCAGGTAATTAATCTGCCACCAAGCATGCCTTCTGCTGTTCCAGTTGGAAACCCCAGTGCTTCCTTCCCCACCACTGCTCGGGCAGGCGCCCCTGAAACCAGCAGCACTTCTCTTGCTCCTGTGCCAACAGGTACTGCCCACCTGGAGTCTCTTTCAACCTCTCTGCATCCTGGTGCTGCCAAACCAACCACACCCTGCCCCACCACAGCTGCCTCTCcacctgctgcagccactgcagctaaacctgctgtccctgccaccAGCATCACTGTTACTCATGTTCCTCTTTCCAAGCCCACAAATTCTGCTTCTCCTTCTACAACCGTGCAGGTGACCATGAATTCTGGATCTGCTACTGCCCTATCAGGACTAAGGACTCCGGCCATGGCTCCTGAGCCAACAGTTGTCTCTTCCAATGATACCAGCCATGTGACCctcctttcttttccaggtTTCATTCTGTCCAGCGATTCCCCTGCATCTTCCCAAAATGACCTTTGGGAAGATGACCCATCTGACTCAGAAAGCTCCCTGTCAGAAGGTGTTCTGAGAGGGAAAGGTGCCTTTCAGCTGGGGGCAAAAAGCAGCCTTGTAGCAgctttgttttttggggtgataTTCTTGTTGCTAGTTATTGTgctgacagggaaaaaaatccacgAATTGCTTCAGAAGAGGCATTACACCAGGCTGGATTATTTGATCAATGGAATGTATGCTGATGTCTGA
- the MANSC1 gene encoding MANSC domain-containing protein 1 isoform X2, with protein sequence MKNKTASHALVSNHYNTYTNLPFGISSRDNKCNLITFYAARASTHPNCYLFYCPSTEACPMKPATGLVSYKIITDIHALEDKSIKTENFSSNEYSLSSDAGIFTSHSQNIHQNHTASLEQSVFHQASELLNHIGKHLDNMELHTVSPESQRAKESESLDPISRQQVINLPPSMPSAVPVGNPSASFPTTARAGAPETSSTSLAPVPTGTAHLESLSTSLHPGAAKPTTPCPTTAASPPAAATAAKPAVPATSITVTHVPLSKPTNSASPSTTVQVTMNSGSATALSGLRTPAMAPEPTVVSSNDTSHVTLLSFPGFILSSDSPASSQNDLWEDDPSDSESSLSEGVLRGKGAFQLGAKSSLVAALFFGVIFLLLVIVLTGKKIHELLQKRHYTRLDYLINGMYADV encoded by the exons ATGAAAAACAAGACAGCCTCCCATGCCTTGGTATCTAACCATTACAATACATACACTAACCTGCCCTTTGGGATCTCTTCAA GAGACAATAAGTGTAATTTGATTACTTTTTATGCTGCAAGAGCAAGTACACATCCAAACTGCTACTTGTTTTACTGTCCTAGCACTGAGGCTTGTCCAATGAAACCTGCAACAGGACTTGTGAGCTACAAGATAATTACAG ATATTCATGCCCTAGAGGATAAATCCATCAAAACTGAGAACTTTTCTTCAAATGAGTATTCTTTGTCTTCAGATGCTGGAATCTTTACTTCTCACAGTCAGAATATCCATCAGAATCACACTGCCAGTTTGGAGCAGTCTGTCTTTCATCAGGCATCTGAACTCCTGAACCACATAGGcaagcatttggacaacatGGAACTTCATACAGTTTCTCCTGAATCTCAAAGAGCAAAAGAATCTGAGAGCTTAGACCCCATCTCAAGGCAGCAGGTAATTAATCTGCCACCAAGCATGCCTTCTGCTGTTCCAGTTGGAAACCCCAGTGCTTCCTTCCCCACCACTGCTCGGGCAGGCGCCCCTGAAACCAGCAGCACTTCTCTTGCTCCTGTGCCAACAGGTACTGCCCACCTGGAGTCTCTTTCAACCTCTCTGCATCCTGGTGCTGCCAAACCAACCACACCCTGCCCCACCACAGCTGCCTCTCcacctgctgcagccactgcagctaaacctgctgtccctgccaccAGCATCACTGTTACTCATGTTCCTCTTTCCAAGCCCACAAATTCTGCTTCTCCTTCTACAACCGTGCAGGTGACCATGAATTCTGGATCTGCTACTGCCCTATCAGGACTAAGGACTCCGGCCATGGCTCCTGAGCCAACAGTTGTCTCTTCCAATGATACCAGCCATGTGACCctcctttcttttccaggtTTCATTCTGTCCAGCGATTCCCCTGCATCTTCCCAAAATGACCTTTGGGAAGATGACCCATCTGACTCAGAAAGCTCCCTGTCAGAAGGTGTTCTGAGAGGGAAAGGTGCCTTTCAGCTGGGGGCAAAAAGCAGCCTTGTAGCAgctttgttttttggggtgataTTCTTGTTGCTAGTTATTGTgctgacagggaaaaaaatccacgAATTGCTTCAGAAGAGGCATTACACCAGGCTGGATTATTTGATCAATGGAATGTATGCTGATGTCTGA